A window of Rhinolophus ferrumequinum isolate MPI-CBG mRhiFer1 chromosome X, mRhiFer1_v1.p, whole genome shotgun sequence contains these coding sequences:
- the HMGB3 gene encoding high mobility group protein B3, with the protein MAKGDPKKPKGKMSAYAFFVQTCREEHKKKNPEVPVNFAEFSKKCSERWKTMSGKEKSKFDEMAKADKVRYDREMKDYGPAKGGKKKKDPNAPKRPPSGFFLFCSEFRPKIKSTNPGISIGDVAKKLGEMWNNLSDSEKQPYNNKAAKLKEKYEKDVADYKSKGKFDGAKGPAKVARKKVEEEDEEEEDEEEEEEEEEEDDE; encoded by the exons ATGGCTAAAGGTGATCCCAAGAAACCAAAGGGCAAGATGTCTGCTTATGCCTTCTTTGTGCAGACGTGCAGAGAGGAACATAAGAAGAAAAACCCAGAGGTCCCTGTCAATTTTGCAGAATTTTCCAAGAAGTGCTCTGAGAGGTGgaag ACAATGTCTGGGAAAGAGAAGTCTAAATTTGATGAAATGGCAAAGGCTGATAAAGTACGCTATGATCGGGAAATGAAGGATTATGGACCAGCTAAGGGAGGCAAGAAGAAGAAGGACCCTAATGCCCCCAAAAGGCCACC GTCTGGATTCTTCCTGTTCTGTTCAGAATTCCGCCCTAAGATCAAATCCACAAACCCTGGAATCTCTATTGGAGATGTGGCAAAGAAGCTGGGCGAGATGTGGAATAACTTAAGTGACAGCGAAAAGCAGCCTTACAACAATAAGGCGGCAAAGCTGAAGGAGAAGTATGAGAAG GATGTCGCGGACTATAAGTCTAAAGGAAAGTTTGATGGAGCAAAGGGGCCCGCCAAAGTGGCCCGGAAAAAGGTGGAAGAGGAAGACGAAGAAGAGGAggatgaagaagaggaggaggaggaggaggaggaggacgatgAATAA